A section of the Oryzias latipes chromosome 10, ASM223467v1 genome encodes:
- the egr1 gene encoding early growth response protein 1, with translation MAATKTEMILPALQISEPLSFPHSPLDNYPKLEEVMMLSSGGTPFLTASAPEGAGFGSGEPGEPYDHLTGDTLPDIPFNCEKPNVEQTYPTQRLPPISYTGRFTFEPATSCSNSLWAEPILGLFSGLMGNIPPSSSSVSTASQTTSSSSSSTPSSSTSSCSTSSSTQGSSLSSSIHHSEPNPIYSAAPTYSSPNSDIFPDQSQSFPASAGGVQYPPPAYPNGKTCGSFPVPMIPDYLFPQQQGEISLVPPDQKPFQNQSNQPSLTPLSTIKAFATQTGSQDLKGVYQSQLIKPSRMRKYPTRPSKTPPHERPYACPVETCDRRFSRSDELTRHIRIHTGQKPFQCRICMRNFSRSDHLTTHIRTHTGEKPFACEICGRKFARSDERKRHTKIHLRQKDKKAEKAAAVAVTAAPASAASPASSYPSPITSYPSPVSSYPSPVASCYSSPVHTSYPSPSVATTYPSASMSNTYQSQVGSSFPSSVASTIYSSPVPTPLSDMQTTLSPRTIEIC, from the exons ATGGCTGCAACCAAGACCGAGATGATCCTGCCAGCCCTGCAGATCTCAGAGCCTCTGAGCTTCCCTCACTCCCCCTTGGATAACTACCCCAAGCTGGAAGAGGTGATGATGCTCAGCTCTGGGGGGACCCCCTTTCTCACCGCCTCCGCACCCGAAGGTGCAGGCTTTGGCTCCGGTGAACCCGGAGAGCCGTACGACCACCTTACTGGAG ATACGTTACCTGATATTCCCTTCAACTGTGAAAAGCCAAATGTGGAGCAGACTTATCCCACCCAAAGGCTGCCCCCCATTTCTTACACTGGCCGTTTCACATTTGAACCTGCCACCAGCTGCAGCAACAGCCTGTGGGCAGAGCCCATCTTGGGTCTGTTCAGTGGTCTGATGGGAAACATCCCCCCCAGTTCCAGCTCTGTCTCAACTGCCTCGCAGACcacctcatcttcctcctcgtccactccatcctcctccacTTCCTCCTGTTCTACCTCCTCTTCAACTCAGGGCTCCAGCCTCAGCTCCTCAATTCACCACAGTGAGCCCAACCCAATCTACTCGGCCGCTCCAACATATTCTAGTCCCAACTCTGATATCTTCCCGGACCAGAGCCAGAGCTTTCCCGCCTCAGCTGGAGGAGTGCAGTACCCGCCCCCAGCATACCCCAATGGGAAGACCTGCGGCAGCTTCCCCGTCCCCATGATCCCCGATTACCTCTTCCCCCAGCAGCAGGGAGAGATCAGCCTAGTGCCTCCAGACCAGAAGCCCTTCCAGAATCAGTCCAATCAACCCTCCCTCACTCCTCTGTCCACCATCAAAGCATTTGCCACCCAGACTGGTTCCCAGGACTTAAAAGGTGTCTATCAGTCGCAGCTAATTAAACCCAGCCGTATGCGAAAGTACCCCACCCGACCAAGCAAGACACCCCCACATGAAAGGCCCTATGCATGCCCCGTGGAGACCTGCGACAGGCGCTTTTCCCGGTCTGATGAGCTGACACGTCACATCCGCATCCACACAGGTCAGAAGCCCTTCCAGTGTCGCATCTGCATGCGGAACTTCAGCCGCAGCGACCACCTGACAACACACATCCGCACTCACACCGGAGAGAAGCCATTCGCCTGCGAGATCTGCGGGCGCAAGTTTGCCCGCAGCGACGAGAGGAAAAGGCACACAAAGATCCACCTACGGCAGAAGGACAAGAaggcagaaaaagcagcagcCGTGGCTGTGACAGCAGCGCCAGCATCAgctgcctcacctgcctccaGCTACCCCTCGCCAATCACCTCTTATCCATCCCCGGTGTCTTCCTATCCATCTCCAGTCGCCTCCTGCTACTCCTCCCCTGTTCACACTTCCTACCCATCTCCTTCCGTTGCTACCACCTACCCTTCAGCCTCCATGTCAAACACCTATCAGTCGCAAGTCGGCTCTTCCTTTCCTTCCTCGGTTGCATCCACCATCTACAGCTCACCGGTCCCAACCCCACTTTCAGACATGCAGACCACCCTTTCCCCGAGGACAATCGAGATCTGCTAA